A stretch of Campylobacter concisus DNA encodes these proteins:
- a CDS encoding DUF2393 family protein translates to MSSAYFTIVHIIVLFAIALLSILFLVLSLRAERKLFLSLFFTNILVSTTLAVFLMLVLDKYTKKGMLENVKSERILRNESIVFKGQVRNIGKFTISNCTLTVKLINQPLNKNDLGGEAFFKPSGLSFFSWVLGTDKDERPNTVEYKFDVAKNLPKQKSTPFTVYMPYPPYFKNGMNITKLNCY, encoded by the coding sequence ATGAGCTCAGCATATTTTACGATCGTTCATATTATCGTTCTTTTTGCGATTGCTCTGCTTTCCATTTTATTTCTTGTTCTCTCACTTAGAGCTGAGCGAAAGTTATTTTTATCACTATTTTTTACAAACATTCTAGTCTCAACCACACTTGCTGTTTTTTTGATGCTAGTGCTTGATAAATATACAAAAAAAGGTATGCTCGAAAATGTAAAAAGTGAGCGAATTTTGCGAAATGAGAGTATTGTTTTTAAGGGGCAAGTGAGAAATATCGGTAAATTTACAATTAGCAACTGCACGCTGACAGTCAAACTAATCAATCAACCGCTAAATAAAAATGACCTTGGTGGGGAAGCATTTTTTAAGCCAAGTGGGCTTTCATTTTTCTCATGGGTTCTTGGTACAGATAAGGACGAGAGGCCAAATACAGTTGAATATAAATTTGATGTAGCCAAAAATTTACCAAAGCAAAAAAGCACACCATTTACCGTATATATGCCATATCCGCCTTATTTTAAAAATGGCATGAATATCACAAAACTAAATTGCTACTAA
- a CDS encoding DUF2393 family protein — MLNSIKHNLLFVLQNAKLIDFLTYGWIFLAFILIVLLGIFIAIKSWWQIGFLFILAAFFGLFVGNYYVNKYINENLRPVSISKITTKQLQYVDALMVDFNITNNSNNALSICKIELDFYLSSRQNMKDFFNSLNPFARKRIILNEEFLPKQSIEVKDFINDFAFIDYNISKKVECF; from the coding sequence ATGTTAAATAGCATTAAGCACAACTTGCTTTTTGTATTGCAAAATGCAAAGCTCATTGATTTTCTAACCTATGGCTGGATATTTTTAGCATTTATACTAATTGTGCTTTTAGGAATTTTTATCGCGATAAAGTCGTGGTGGCAGATAGGATTTTTATTTATTTTGGCTGCTTTTTTCGGACTTTTTGTAGGTAATTACTACGTAAACAAATATATAAATGAAAATTTAAGACCAGTTAGCATAAGCAAAATAACCACCAAGCAGCTTCAATATGTTGATGCACTAATGGTTGATTTTAATATTACAAATAATTCAAATAATGCACTTAGTATCTGTAAAATCGAGCTTGACTTCTATCTAAGCTCAAGGCAAAATATGAAAGATTTTTTTAACTCACTTAATCCATTTGCTAGAAAAAGAATCATCTTAAACGAGGAATTTTTGCCAAAGCAAAGCATTGAGGTTAAAGATTTTATCAATGATTTCGCATTTATAGACTACAATATCTCTAAAAAAGTGGAGTGTTTTTGA
- the hisIE gene encoding bifunctional phosphoribosyl-AMP cyclohydrolase/phosphoribosyl-ATP diphosphatase HisIE, giving the protein MNSVTKSIDWKKVGGLLPVVVCDHATNEVLMLAYMNEEALNLSLSSRYAHYFSRTKNRIWKKGEESGNTQEIKAAFLDCDNDTLLLKVIQNGGAACHTGARSCFFNEINLHDSKILDTKVEVKKINYGVLDELYHVIEDRKLNANPETSYVASLFKKGENQILKKVGEEAGEFIMAAKDLSFAENSKQNEQKAKDDLIYEAADLCFHALVALSAHNIHPDAVKNELARRFGMSGIEEKRSRDVK; this is encoded by the coding sequence ATGAATAGCGTAACAAAAAGTATAGACTGGAAAAAAGTTGGTGGATTGCTTCCGGTAGTGGTTTGCGATCATGCCACAAATGAAGTTTTAATGCTTGCCTACATGAATGAAGAAGCATTAAATTTAAGTCTATCTAGCCGTTACGCTCACTACTTTTCACGCACCAAAAATAGAATTTGGAAAAAAGGCGAAGAAAGTGGTAATACTCAGGAGATAAAAGCTGCTTTTTTGGACTGCGACAACGATACTTTGCTTTTAAAAGTGATTCAAAACGGAGGCGCTGCTTGTCACACTGGAGCAAGGTCGTGCTTTTTTAATGAAATAAATTTACATGACAGCAAAATTTTAGATACAAAAGTTGAAGTCAAAAAAATAAATTATGGTGTGCTTGATGAGCTTTACCATGTGATAGAAGATAGAAAGCTAAATGCTAACCCTGAAACTTCATATGTGGCAAGTCTTTTTAAAAAAGGTGAAAATCAAATTTTAAAGAAAGTTGGCGAAGAGGCTGGCGAATTTATAATGGCCGCAAAGGATCTTAGTTTCGCAGAAAACTCAAAGCAAAATGAGCAAAAAGCAAAAGATGATCTGATCTATGAAGCAGCCGACCTTTGCTTTCATGCACTTGTAGCACTTTCAGCCCATAATATCCATCCAGATGCTGTAAAAAACGAACTTGCCAGGCGTTTTGGCATGAGCGGCATTGAAGAGAAAAGATCGCGAGATGTTAAATAG
- a CDS encoding prohibitin family protein, translating to MPADLNDYFNKKKPGNDNRGSGQNSDKEPPFKKDFKIPNLPSGFGKFGALAYIVIAIIAIFAITQPFKVIHSGEVGIKSTAGKYEPNPLQPGFHFFLPFIQDIIIVDTRVRIINYTSGEDMGESMQKSYQGVGAGILRKNSISVLDARNLPVSIDITVQYRLNPENAPQTIASWGLSWESKIVDPVVRDVVRSIAGKYTAEELPTKRNDLARQIDDGIRKDIDSQPNKPVELLTVQLREIILPSKVKEQIERVQIAKQEAERTKYEVERANQEALKQAALAEGTAKAAIIEAKGKADAIKIEADATAYANKEVAKSVDQNLLNLKQIETQNKFNEALKENKDAKIFLTPGGAVPNIWLDAKDKARASSVSER from the coding sequence ATGCCCGCTGATTTAAACGATTATTTCAATAAAAAAAAGCCAGGTAATGACAACAGAGGCTCAGGTCAAAATAGTGACAAAGAGCCACCTTTTAAAAAGGATTTTAAAATACCAAATCTACCAAGTGGTTTTGGTAAATTTGGAGCACTTGCCTACATTGTAATTGCAATTATTGCTATTTTTGCTATCACACAGCCATTTAAAGTGATTCACTCAGGTGAAGTTGGCATAAAGTCTACAGCAGGTAAATATGAGCCAAATCCTTTACAACCAGGCTTTCACTTCTTTTTACCTTTTATCCAAGATATCATCATCGTGGACACCAGAGTTAGGATCATAAACTATACTTCTGGCGAGGATATGGGCGAATCAATGCAAAAATCATATCAAGGCGTTGGCGCTGGAATTTTACGTAAAAATTCTATTTCAGTACTTGATGCTAGGAATTTACCAGTTAGCATTGATATTACTGTGCAATACCGTTTAAATCCAGAAAATGCCCCTCAAACTATTGCCTCTTGGGGTCTTAGCTGGGAGAGCAAGATAGTTGATCCTGTCGTTCGTGACGTGGTTCGCAGTATCGCTGGTAAATATACAGCAGAAGAGCTTCCAACAAAGAGAAACGATCTAGCAAGACAAATCGATGATGGCATAAGAAAAGACATCGACTCTCAGCCAAATAAGCCAGTTGAGCTTTTAACAGTCCAGCTTCGTGAGATCATCTTGCCTTCAAAGGTAAAAGAGCAGATTGAGCGTGTTCAGATCGCAAAACAAGAAGCTGAAAGAACAAAATACGAAGTAGAAAGAGCAAATCAAGAAGCCTTAAAACAAGCCGCACTTGCAGAAGGTACCGCTAAAGCTGCTATCATTGAAGCAAAAGGTAAGGCTGATGCCATTAAAATCGAGGCTGATGCAACCGCATATGCAAACAAAGAGGTTGCAAAAAGCGTAGATCAAAATCTACTAAATTTAAAGCAAATCGAGACGCAAAACAAATTTAACGAAGCTCTAAAAGAAAACAAAGATGCTAAAATTTTCTTAACACCTGGCGGAGCTGTGCCAAATATCTGGCTAGACGCAAAAGATAAAGCAAGAGCTAGCTCAGTAAGCGAGAGATAA
- a CDS encoding branched-chain amino acid transaminase, producing the protein MNASEFIWMDGKLVKWDDAKVHVLTHSLHYANAVFEGTRAYKTKKGLAIFRLQDHTKRLLRSAKMTVLNVPYTEEELEKAQIELLRANKYNGNVYIRPLIFLGYGVMGVAHTKAPVQTAIASWEWGAYLGDEGLEKGIRVKISSFAKLAPAAQMNRAKASSNYLSSQMANYEAKEAGYDEALLLDSEGFVAEGPGECFFIVENGVLITPPNDNSLLSITQDTVIRLAHDLDIEVRRERITRDQAYTADEAFFTGTAAEVTPINSIDNRIIGNGARGEVTKRLQKAYFDVVYGLNKKYESFLTYI; encoded by the coding sequence ATGAATGCTTCAGAATTTATCTGGATGGATGGAAAATTAGTTAAATGGGACGATGCAAAAGTACACGTTCTAACTCACTCTTTACACTATGCTAATGCCGTATTTGAAGGCACAAGAGCTTATAAAACAAAAAAAGGTCTAGCTATTTTTAGACTTCAAGATCACACAAAAAGGCTTTTAAGATCAGCGAAAATGACTGTTTTAAATGTACCTTACACTGAGGAAGAGCTTGAAAAAGCACAAATAGAGCTTCTTCGTGCAAATAAATATAATGGCAATGTTTATATCCGCCCACTTATATTTTTAGGATACGGCGTAATGGGTGTAGCTCACACAAAAGCACCGGTGCAAACTGCTATCGCTTCATGGGAATGGGGTGCTTATCTTGGCGATGAAGGCCTAGAAAAAGGCATCAGAGTTAAAATTTCAAGCTTTGCCAAACTCGCACCTGCTGCTCAAATGAACAGAGCAAAAGCTAGCTCAAACTATTTAAGCTCACAAATGGCAAACTACGAGGCAAAAGAGGCTGGATACGACGAGGCACTACTTCTTGATAGTGAGGGCTTTGTGGCTGAGGGTCCTGGCGAGTGCTTCTTTATCGTTGAAAATGGCGTTTTAATCACTCCACCAAATGACAACAGCCTACTTAGCATCACTCAAGATACAGTCATAAGACTTGCTCACGATCTTGACATCGAAGTAAGAAGAGAGCGCATCACAAGAGATCAGGCCTACACAGCTGACGAGGCATTTTTCACAGGTACTGCAGCTGAAGTAACACCGATAAATAGCATAGATAACCGCATCATTGGTAACGGAGCTAGAGGTGAAGTGACAAAGAGACTACAAAAAGCTTATTTTGACGTAGTTTATGGTCTAAACAAAAAGTATGAATCATTTTTAACATATATTTAA
- a CDS encoding thiol:disulfide interchange protein DsbA/DsbL, with amino-acid sequence MKLIKMLILSAFFALNLSALTEGVEYQTLVKPLNVPKNSVVKVFSYDCPHCYKFDRTITKKLMSKLEDVKFIPYHLSTKGKLGETASKIFAALISIDEANGTDLLSDESKFKQAKFAIYKARHDEKDDFNDGKDKERFINLALKAAHVSKDDYEKALNSDRAKELLDAWFASYDVASISGVPAFVVSGKYLINLSAASSIDEMAKIIQELLDK; translated from the coding sequence ATGAAGCTTATAAAAATGCTAATTTTAAGTGCGTTTTTTGCGCTAAATTTATCAGCACTAACTGAAGGTGTGGAGTATCAAACTCTAGTAAAACCGCTTAATGTGCCTAAAAACTCGGTCGTTAAGGTCTTTAGCTACGACTGCCCACACTGCTATAAATTTGACCGAACGATTACAAAAAAGCTGATGTCAAAGCTTGAAGATGTGAAATTTATCCCATATCACCTAAGCACAAAAGGCAAGCTTGGCGAGACCGCGAGTAAAATTTTTGCCGCTCTTATATCGATAGATGAGGCAAATGGCACTGATCTACTAAGCGATGAGTCAAAATTTAAGCAAGCAAAATTTGCGATCTATAAAGCAAGACATGATGAAAAAGATGATTTTAATGATGGCAAAGACAAAGAGAGATTTATAAATTTAGCCCTTAAAGCAGCTCACGTGAGCAAGGACGACTACGAAAAAGCACTAAATAGCGACCGAGCAAAAGAGCTTTTAGACGCATGGTTTGCCTCTTATGATGTTGCAAGTATTAGCGGTGTGCCAGCTTTTGTAGTAAGCGGCAAATACCTAATAAATTTAAGCGCAGCTTCATCAATCGACGAGATGGCAAAGATCATACAAGAGCTTTTAGATAAGTAG
- the bcp gene encoding thioredoxin-dependent thiol peroxidase, translated as MSEDMERKITLEVGDKAPEFEALNQDGVKVALKDFIGKNVVLYFYPKDNTPGCTTEACEFSANYDQFIKNDTVIIGVSPDSVKSHVGFIAKQNLKHILLSDEDKEISKLYGVWQVKKNYGKEYLGIARSTFVIDKDGKIVKIYKSVKAKDHAAKVLADLVK; from the coding sequence ATGAGCGAAGATATGGAGAGAAAGATAACGCTTGAAGTTGGCGACAAAGCGCCAGAGTTTGAAGCACTAAATCAAGATGGCGTAAAGGTCGCACTAAAGGACTTTATAGGCAAAAATGTAGTGCTTTACTTCTATCCAAAAGATAACACTCCAGGCTGCACAACTGAGGCTTGCGAATTTAGCGCAAACTACGATCAGTTTATCAAAAACGATACAGTTATAATCGGCGTTAGCCCAGATAGTGTGAAGTCTCACGTTGGCTTTATAGCAAAGCAAAATTTAAAGCACATTCTATTAAGTGATGAGGATAAAGAAATTTCAAAGCTTTATGGCGTTTGGCAAGTTAAGAAAAACTATGGCAAAGAGTATCTTGGTATCGCAAGAAGCACATTTGTGATCGACAAAGACGGCAAGATAGTTAAAATTTATAAAAGCGTAAAAGCCAAAGACCACGCCGCAAAAGTGCTAGCTGATCTTGTAAAATAA
- a CDS encoding tautomerase family protein yields MPYVNIKIAGPEPTKEQKDQVFKEVTETLVRVLGKKKEAVMIFIETHDASNISVGGESVEDKRKGMK; encoded by the coding sequence ATGCCTTATGTTAATATCAAAATAGCAGGCCCAGAGCCGACAAAAGAACAAAAAGATCAAGTTTTTAAAGAGGTGACTGAGACGCTTGTAAGAGTGCTTGGCAAGAAAAAAGAGGCGGTGATGATTTTCATAGAAACTCACGATGCTAGCAACATCAGCGTAGGTGGCGAAAGCGTAGAAGATAAGAGAAAGGGGATGAAATGA
- a CDS encoding DUF748 domain-containing protein: protein MNKNKKIALISGISLVSLLLIYTLLGFFGVPYGIKYIVPKYLKDYNATLFVADAKFNPFTFELNATNTELNTTSPLFSTKQIDIKLKPFSIFKKLVEVDIFRLQEPNVKILRDKNSKFNFSNFINDDNATTEDNSTSSINFALNNAKIIKGSFSYIDQNLTKPFNVNFDDINYELSSLNTKKNSAGSHIFDSNSTLAHKIDLNGDIKLNPLKIEGNISIKNFSIDPVAISFIDNDTLNLKNAVINLGINYTLITDENATNINLKDSFLNVKSLNIDEGKNELSLGELELPKFDLSSKIADKIDAKLELNAINLSDVSFKNAITASLKSLNLNDISLLANLNEKSELNATAALNSINANALKIDETSKNLVNLKDINASNLNANLANNKTTLTLEKIAFDGINAPLSKNANANVAGAKISNISFAQDTNKSLATLDEISINGINLKAKNKEILDIANVLTKTIKFDILNMALSAENIDVNRPKFNSELNDSGLSVINQLGLGEKEPAKTANHRTKTKKENTSASKSKENEFKFDIKNINVNNASIALTHLFEGEKITHKFDNLFVKIANLSSDFSKPFDAKVDIKSSQKLNLDLTSKIKLEPLDITAKIKLEDKNLPKYFAYAKPFLEADLSSGEMSANAELHYAKDIKADAKLSVKDIRLDDKNKEKLITFKSLEVDKISLFKNNLEITGVALNSPFIKAHLSKEREFNLSKIVKEYKNKVQNEQKTESKKAASKKDDELNFSIKNFSLNNGEVDFSDASLFMPFATKISNLNGKLTDIDKKRPSSGEFKGTVGKNGFSQITAKLFPFELKQNTNIKLDFKDIDLIDITPYSGQFLGYKIKKGKLNLNLNYSVVDSKLNGSNLINFDTLTLGEKVDSKDAVNLPLSLAILILSDQNNQINIDLPVEGNLDDPDFKYGGVIWAAVKKLFADITLAPFRFLGNALGLGGKDLSSIDFLAGSSELISSEAPKIADFIKLTTAKPMMKLSITPTYSEIDVLYFKEKKLDQKINQIIASSGKDYITVLNSLVPNAKDKSDKALREEAIKAIEVDKEKLVELANERANAVKEALIKAGLETGRINVNDATSSEPKQNTYASVLMGVAN from the coding sequence ATGAATAAAAATAAAAAAATAGCCCTAATTTCAGGTATAAGTTTAGTTTCACTTTTGCTTATTTATACTCTTCTTGGATTTTTTGGAGTACCTTATGGCATTAAGTATATCGTTCCAAAGTATCTAAAAGACTACAACGCAACACTTTTTGTAGCAGACGCTAAATTTAATCCATTTACCTTTGAACTAAATGCCACAAACACCGAGTTAAACACTACTTCGCCACTTTTTAGCACAAAGCAAATCGACATCAAGCTAAAGCCATTTTCTATCTTTAAAAAATTAGTTGAAGTTGATATTTTTAGGCTTCAAGAGCCAAATGTCAAAATTTTACGAGATAAAAATTCAAAATTTAACTTTAGTAATTTTATAAACGATGATAACGCAACTACCGAAGATAACAGCACTAGCTCTATAAATTTTGCCCTAAATAACGCAAAAATCATCAAAGGCTCATTTTCATATATTGACCAAAATTTAACAAAGCCATTTAACGTAAATTTTGATGATATAAACTACGAGCTAAGCTCGCTAAATACGAAGAAAAATAGTGCAGGCAGCCATATTTTTGACTCAAACTCGACTCTAGCTCACAAGATCGATCTAAATGGCGATATCAAGCTAAATCCCCTAAAAATCGAGGGCAATATCAGCATAAAGAACTTTAGTATCGATCCAGTGGCGATTAGCTTTATCGATAATGACACACTAAATCTTAAAAATGCGGTCATAAATTTAGGAATAAATTACACTTTAATTACCGATGAAAACGCTACAAATATAAATTTAAAGGATAGCTTTTTAAATGTAAAATCGCTAAACATAGATGAGGGCAAAAACGAACTAAGTCTTGGTGAGCTAGAGCTTCCAAAATTTGATCTATCAAGTAAGATAGCAGACAAGATAGATGCTAAATTAGAGTTAAATGCCATAAATTTAAGCGATGTGTCATTTAAAAATGCAATAACAGCAAGCTTAAAATCACTAAATTTAAACGATATTTCACTTTTAGCAAATTTAAATGAAAAAAGTGAGCTAAATGCGACAGCTGCACTAAATAGCATAAATGCAAATGCCCTAAAAATAGACGAAACCAGTAAAAATTTAGTAAATCTAAAAGATATAAATGCCTCAAATTTAAATGCAAATTTAGCAAATAATAAAACCACTCTAACGCTTGAAAAAATAGCGTTTGATGGTATCAATGCTCCACTTAGTAAAAATGCGAATGCAAATGTAGCAGGGGCTAAAATCTCAAACATTAGCTTCGCTCAAGATACCAATAAAAGCCTTGCAACTCTTGATGAGATTAGTATAAATGGTATAAATTTAAAGGCAAAAAATAAAGAGATTTTAGATATCGCTAATGTGCTTACAAAAACGATCAAATTTGATATTTTAAATATGGCTTTGAGTGCTGAGAATATCGATGTAAATAGACCAAAATTTAACTCAGAGTTAAATGATAGCGGCTTAAGCGTGATAAACCAGCTTGGACTTGGTGAGAAAGAGCCGGCAAAAACAGCTAATCATCGCACTAAAACTAAAAAAGAAAATACATCAGCTTCAAAAAGCAAAGAAAATGAGTTTAAATTTGATATAAAAAATATCAATGTAAATAATGCTAGTATCGCTTTGACGCATCTTTTTGAAGGCGAGAAGATCACTCATAAATTTGATAATTTGTTTGTAAAAATAGCAAATTTAAGTAGCGATTTTAGTAAGCCATTTGACGCGAAAGTGGATATAAAAAGCTCGCAAAAGCTAAATTTGGACCTAACCTCAAAGATCAAACTTGAACCACTTGATATAACTGCTAAAATCAAACTTGAAGATAAAAATTTGCCAAAATATTTTGCCTACGCAAAGCCATTTTTAGAGGCAGACCTTTCAAGTGGAGAGATGAGTGCAAACGCCGAGCTTCACTATGCAAAAGATATAAAAGCGGATGCAAAGCTTAGCGTAAAAGATATTAGATTAGATGATAAAAATAAAGAAAAGCTAATCACGTTTAAAAGTTTAGAAGTGGATAAAATTTCACTTTTTAAAAATAATCTTGAAATTACTGGAGTTGCTTTAAATTCGCCGTTTATCAAGGCTCATCTAAGTAAAGAGCGCGAATTTAATCTAAGCAAAATCGTAAAAGAATATAAAAATAAAGTCCAAAATGAGCAAAAAACTGAGAGCAAAAAGGCAGCTAGTAAAAAAGATGACGAGCTAAATTTTAGTATAAAAAATTTCTCACTTAATAATGGCGAGGTTGATTTTTCAGATGCGTCACTATTTATGCCATTTGCTACGAAAATTTCAAATCTAAATGGCAAGCTAACTGACATCGATAAAAAACGTCCAAGTTCAGGCGAGTTTAAAGGCACAGTTGGCAAAAATGGCTTTTCTCAGATTACAGCAAAACTATTTCCTTTTGAATTAAAGCAAAATACTAATATTAAGCTTGATTTTAAAGACATCGATCTAATCGACATAACGCCATATAGCGGACAATTTTTGGGTTATAAAATAAAAAAAGGTAAGTTAAATTTAAATCTAAATTATAGCGTTGTTGATTCAAAACTAAACGGCTCAAATCTTATAAATTTTGACACACTCACACTTGGAGAAAAGGTTGATTCAAAAGATGCTGTAAATTTGCCACTTTCGCTTGCTATATTGATATTAAGCGATCAAAATAATCAAATAAATATCGACCTTCCAGTTGAGGGAAATTTAGACGATCCTGACTTTAAATATGGCGGTGTCATTTGGGCTGCTGTTAAAAAACTCTTTGCAGACATTACGTTAGCTCCGTTTAGATTTTTGGGTAATGCTCTAGGGCTTGGCGGCAAGGATCTTAGCTCTATTGATTTTCTTGCTGGAAGCAGCGAGCTAATAAGCTCAGAAGCACCAAAAATAGCTGATTTTATAAAATTAACCACTGCAAAGCCTATGATGAAACTTAGCATCACGCCTACTTACTCTGAAATAGATGTGCTCTACTTTAAAGAAAAAAAGCTTGATCAAAAGATAAATCAAATAATCGCCTCAAGTGGCAAAGATTATATTACCGTGCTAAATTCTCTCGTTCCAAACGCTAAAGATAAAAGTGATAAGGCCTTAAGAGAAGAGGCAATAAAAGCTATCGAAGTGGATAAGGAAAAACTAGTTGAGCTAGCAAATGAGCGTGCAAATGCAGTAAAAGAAGCACTCATAAAGGCTGGGCTTGAGACTGGCCGCATAAATGTAAATGATGCAACAAGCTCAGAGCCTAAGCAAAACACCTACGCAAGTGTGCTTATGGGAGTGGCGAACTAA
- a CDS encoding ABC transporter substrate-binding protein, with protein sequence MKKILLVFFLLFGTLSYANENAVVVAIEEQTPRINPLYDEDHDPTLSLVFSGLTIHDENSHVVPELAKSWQVSEDGLEYIFELRDDAFWHDGVKFSAKDVKFTIEAAQDKKLNAPAISNYEVVKSVEILGDYKVKITLSEPFPPFLDALSFGVLPEHILKGIDISTDKFNEVPVGTGAYKLVKWKKDESLEFVANEKFYKGEPKIKKVFFKIVGDENLRLLGLKSGEIDVALISPTGVNFIKDDKKLDLLKFKSADYRALMFNFEDPLFQDKNVRIALNYAVNKDEIVKNLFHGYASVANNPIEKSFANDDEFKFSYDPQKAKELLEKSGFKKNKAGFFEKDGKELSFDIYAFNNDVLRVNLAKILSSEFEKFGVKAKAYAKPKTAFDLSKVDSFVIGWGSPFDPDFHTYRIFGGFADVSINENGWNFSHYKDANADEALKNARYTKDVELRKKHYKEFLKALHENPPYIFIVYLDYPLVFNKKISGIKTQILGHHGAGFLWNIREWQVK encoded by the coding sequence ATGAAGAAAATTTTGCTTGTCTTTTTTCTGTTGTTCGGCACTCTTTCTTATGCAAATGAAAATGCCGTTGTGGTCGCTATCGAGGAGCAAACACCTCGTATAAATCCACTCTACGACGAGGATCACGATCCTACGCTTTCGCTGGTTTTCTCTGGTCTTACTATCCACGATGAAAATAGCCATGTAGTGCCAGAGCTTGCTAAGTCTTGGCAGGTGAGTGAAGATGGCTTGGAGTATATTTTTGAGCTAAGAGATGATGCTTTTTGGCATGACGGGGTGAAATTTAGCGCAAAGGATGTTAAATTTACCATTGAAGCAGCTCAAGATAAGAAGCTAAACGCGCCAGCTATTTCAAACTACGAGGTGGTAAAAAGCGTTGAAATTTTAGGGGATTATAAGGTCAAGATCACGCTTAGTGAGCCGTTTCCGCCGTTTCTTGATGCGCTTAGTTTTGGCGTGTTGCCTGAGCATATCCTAAAGGGCATAGATATCTCGACTGATAAATTTAACGAGGTTCCAGTAGGAACTGGCGCATACAAGCTAGTAAAATGGAAAAAAGATGAGAGTTTAGAGTTTGTGGCAAATGAGAAATTTTACAAGGGCGAGCCAAAGATCAAAAAGGTATTTTTTAAAATTGTCGGCGATGAAAATTTAAGACTTTTAGGCCTAAAAAGCGGTGAGATCGACGTCGCGCTCATCTCTCCAACAGGGGTAAATTTCATAAAAGATGATAAAAAACTTGACCTGCTTAAGTTTAAAAGCGCGGACTATAGGGCTTTGATGTTTAACTTTGAAGATCCTCTTTTTCAAGATAAAAATGTAAGGATAGCCCTAAACTACGCGGTCAATAAAGATGAGATAGTTAAAAATTTATTCCACGGATATGCAAGCGTTGCAAACAATCCGATAGAAAAAAGCTTTGCAAACGACGACGAGTTTAAATTTAGCTACGATCCGCAAAAGGCTAAAGAGCTACTTGAAAAGAGCGGCTTTAAGAAAAACAAAGCTGGTTTTTTTGAAAAAGATGGCAAAGAGCTTAGCTTTGATATCTACGCCTTTAATAACGACGTTTTAAGGGTCAATCTAGCCAAAATTTTAAGCAGCGAGTTTGAGAAATTTGGTGTAAAAGCCAAAGCCTACGCAAAGCCAAAAACAGCCTTTGATCTAAGTAAGGTAGATAGTTTTGTGATCGGCTGGGGAAGCCCATTTGATCCAGACTTTCATACGTATAGAATTTTTGGCGGATTTGCCGATGTGAGCATAAATGAAAATGGCTGGAACTTTAGCCACTACAAGGACGCAAACGCCGATGAGGCCTTAAAAAACGCGAGATATACAAAAGATGTGGAGCTTAGGAAAAAGCACTATAAAGAATTTCTGAAAGCGCTTCATGAAAACCCACCTTACATTTTCATAGTCTATCTTGACTATCCGCTCGTCTTTAACAAGAAAATTTCAGGCATAAAGACGCAAATTTTAGGTCACCATGGAGCTGGATTTTTATGGAACATAAGAGAGTGGCAAGTAAAGTAG